In one window of Macrotis lagotis isolate mMagLag1 chromosome 5, bilby.v1.9.chrom.fasta, whole genome shotgun sequence DNA:
- the LOC141489912 gene encoding trace amine-associated receptor 6-like codes for MSNSSESQPATVLFCFENVNGSCIKNSYSQGPRVILYMAFGSGALLAVFGNLLVMISIFHFKQLHSPANFLIASLACADFLVGVTVMPFSMVRSVESCWYFGETFCIFHSCGDVAFCYASLFHLCFISIDRYIAVTDPLIYPTKFTVNISGLCIALSWIIPITYSGSVFYTGANDDGLEELISALTCVGSCQVYVNQNWVLVDFLLFLIPTLVIVILYSKIFLVAKLQARMIENTSSKGESSSSDSYKARVAKRERKAAKTLGIAVIAFLISWLPYSIDALIDAFIGFITPAYIYEILCWFGYYNSAMNPLIYAFFYPWFRKAIKLIVTGKILQDSSSTMNLFSEQSKALE; via the coding sequence ATGAGTAACAGCTCAGAGTCCCAGCCTGCAACTGTGCTTTTCTGCTTTGAAAATGTAAATGGGTCCTGTATTAAAAATTCCTATTCCCAAGGACCCCGTGTGATCCTCTATATGGCATTTGGTTCTGGAGCTTTGCTTGCAGTATTTGGAAACCTGCTGGTAATGATTTCTATCTTTCATTTCAAGCAATTGCACTCTCCAGCCAATTTTCTCATTGCCTCTTTGGCCTGTGCTGATTTTTTGGTGGGAGTCACTGTGATGCCCTTCAGCATGGTGAGATCTGTGGAGAGTTGCTGGTATTTTGGGGAGACTTTCTGTATATTTCATAGCTGTGGGGATGTAGCATTTTGTTATGCATCCCTCTTTCATTTGTGCTTCATCTCCATCGATAGATATATTGCTGTCACTGACCCTCTGATCTATCCAACCAAGTTCACTGTGAATATTTCTGGACTGTGCATTGCTCTCTCCTGGATTATCCCCATTACTTACAGTGGTTCTGTTTTCTACACAGGTGCCAATGATGATGGATTGGAGGAATTAATAAGTGCTCTCACCTGTGTAGGGAGCTGTCAGGTTTATGTGAATCAAAATTGGGTGCTGGtagattttttgttgttcttaatCCCCACACTGGTTATTGTCATTCTTTACTCTAAGATTTTTCTTGTAGCTAAACTCCAAGCTAGAATGATTGAAAACACAAGTAGCAAAGGGGAATCTTCATCCTCAGATAGTTACAAAGCCAGAGTggccaagagagagagaaaagcagcAAAAACATTGGGCATTGCTGTGATTGCATTTCTGATTTCATGGTTACCCTATTCTATTGATGCATTAATTGATGCCTTCATAGGCTTCATCACCCCTGCCTATATTTATGAAATCCTTTGTTGGTTTGGTTATTATAACTCTGCCATGAACCCTTTGATTTATGCTTTCTTTTATCCATGGTTTaggaaagcaataaaactgattgtAACTGGGAAAATCTTACAGGACAGCTCTTCAACCATGAATTTATTCTCTGAGCAAAGCAAAGCATTAGAATAA